Proteins encoded by one window of Acetivibrio thermocellus ATCC 27405:
- a CDS encoding valine--tRNA ligase, whose translation MSEKNIAKTYDPKQVEDRLYAEWMEKGYFHAEIDKEKTPFTIVIPPPNITGQLHMGHALDETLQDILIRWKRMQGYCTLWLPGTDHASIATEAKIVEAMAKEGITKEDIGREKFLERAWEWKRHYGGRIVEQLKKLGCSCDWQRERFTMDEGLSRAVIEVFVRLYKKGLIHRGERIINWCPKCNTSISDAEVEYEEKAGHFWHIKYPVKDSDEFVVVATTRPETMLGDTAVAVHPEDERYKHLIGKTVVLPLMNREIPVIADEYVEKDFGTGVVKITPAHDPNDFELGLRHNLPQIRVMNDDATMNELAGKYQGMDRYEARKQIVKDLEELGLLLKVEDHTHNVGTCYRCATVIEPLISKQWFVKMKPLAEPAIEVVKNGTIKFVPERFSKIYFNWMENIQDWCISRQLWWGHRIPAYYCQECGYMMVENEMPDVCPKCGSSRIEQDPDTLDTWFSSALWPFSTLGWPDETEDLKYFYPTDVLVTGYDIIFFWVARMIFSALEHTGKEPFKYVFIHGIVRDALGRKMSKSLGNGIDPLEIIDKYGTDALRFALTIGTSPGNDLRFSEEKAESSRNFANKIWNASRFVLMNFDDNLDFSKVDPNKFTTSDKWILSRVNNLTREVTENMEKFELGIALQKIYEFIWEEFCDWYIELVKPRLYDKDDETRLEAQYVLNYVLGTAMKLLHPYMPFITEEIYRHLVVDDESIMISKWPVYREDYNFPEEEKKMSLIMDAIKSIRNIRAEMNVPHSRKAKAIFVAPGGSEQDILKEGTVFFERLASCSEVVIQPDKSGIPSNAVAAILAGVEIFLPLEDLIDIEKEIERLEKELSNLQKELDRVNSKLANEGFVSKAPQKVVEEEKKKKEKYQEMYDKVVERLNGLKNKN comes from the coding sequence ATGAGCGAAAAAAATATAGCGAAAACATATGACCCCAAACAGGTTGAAGACAGATTATATGCGGAGTGGATGGAGAAAGGCTATTTTCATGCTGAAATAGACAAAGAAAAAACGCCTTTCACCATTGTTATTCCACCGCCAAACATTACAGGTCAGCTTCATATGGGACATGCTTTGGATGAAACTCTTCAGGATATCCTTATAAGATGGAAGAGGATGCAGGGGTATTGCACTCTTTGGCTGCCCGGTACTGACCATGCCAGCATAGCCACAGAGGCAAAAATTGTTGAAGCCATGGCCAAAGAAGGTATTACCAAAGAGGATATCGGAAGAGAAAAGTTTTTAGAGAGAGCCTGGGAATGGAAGAGGCATTACGGCGGAAGAATCGTCGAGCAGCTTAAAAAGCTTGGATGCTCCTGTGACTGGCAGAGGGAAAGATTCACCATGGATGAAGGACTTTCCAGGGCTGTAATTGAGGTTTTCGTAAGGCTTTACAAAAAGGGCCTTATACACAGGGGCGAAAGAATTATAAACTGGTGTCCGAAGTGCAACACTTCCATATCCGATGCGGAAGTTGAATACGAAGAAAAAGCAGGTCATTTCTGGCATATAAAATATCCTGTCAAAGACAGCGATGAATTTGTGGTTGTTGCTACCACAAGACCTGAAACCATGCTGGGTGATACTGCCGTTGCCGTACATCCTGAGGATGAAAGATATAAGCATCTTATCGGCAAAACAGTTGTTCTTCCTCTTATGAACAGAGAGATACCGGTTATAGCCGACGAGTATGTTGAAAAGGATTTCGGAACGGGAGTTGTTAAAATAACTCCTGCTCATGACCCCAATGACTTTGAATTGGGGCTTAGGCACAATCTTCCGCAGATAAGGGTTATGAATGATGATGCAACAATGAACGAACTTGCAGGCAAGTATCAAGGTATGGACAGATATGAAGCCAGAAAGCAGATTGTAAAGGATTTGGAAGAACTGGGCCTGTTGCTTAAGGTTGAAGACCATACCCATAATGTGGGTACTTGCTACAGGTGTGCCACAGTAATTGAGCCGCTGATTTCAAAACAGTGGTTTGTTAAAATGAAGCCTCTGGCAGAGCCTGCTATAGAAGTGGTTAAAAACGGAACAATCAAATTTGTACCGGAAAGATTCTCAAAGATATACTTTAACTGGATGGAAAACATTCAGGATTGGTGTATTTCAAGGCAGCTTTGGTGGGGACACAGAATACCGGCTTATTACTGTCAGGAATGCGGCTATATGATGGTTGAAAATGAAATGCCCGATGTTTGTCCAAAATGCGGAAGCTCCAGAATAGAGCAGGATCCGGATACTCTTGACACATGGTTCAGTTCGGCACTGTGGCCTTTCTCAACTCTTGGTTGGCCGGATGAAACAGAGGATTTGAAATATTTCTACCCAACGGATGTTCTTGTTACAGGGTATGATATTATATTCTTCTGGGTTGCAAGAATGATATTTTCAGCCTTGGAGCATACGGGAAAAGAACCCTTCAAATATGTGTTCATACATGGTATTGTAAGGGATGCACTGGGAAGAAAGATGAGTAAATCTTTGGGCAACGGTATTGACCCTTTGGAGATAATTGACAAATACGGTACCGATGCTTTAAGATTTGCCCTTACGATAGGAACTTCACCGGGAAATGATTTGAGGTTCTCCGAGGAAAAAGCTGAATCCAGCAGGAACTTTGCAAACAAGATATGGAATGCATCAAGATTTGTTCTTATGAATTTTGATGACAATCTTGATTTTTCAAAGGTTGATCCAAATAAATTTACTACTTCCGACAAGTGGATATTAAGCCGGGTAAACAATCTGACCAGGGAAGTTACCGAAAACATGGAAAAGTTTGAGTTGGGTATAGCTCTCCAGAAAATATATGAATTTATCTGGGAAGAGTTCTGCGACTGGTATATTGAGCTTGTAAAGCCGAGACTTTATGACAAGGATGATGAAACAAGACTGGAAGCCCAGTATGTTTTAAATTATGTTTTAGGTACTGCCATGAAACTTCTGCACCCGTATATGCCGTTTATTACCGAGGAGATTTACCGTCACCTGGTAGTGGATGATGAAAGCATCATGATTTCAAAATGGCCGGTTTACAGGGAAGACTATAATTTCCCTGAGGAAGAAAAGAAGATGAGCCTTATCATGGATGCTATAAAGAGCATTAGAAATATACGGGCGGAGATGAATGTTCCTCATTCCAGAAAGGCAAAAGCCATATTTGTCGCGCCCGGCGGCAGCGAACAGGATATATTGAAAGAAGGAACGGTATTCTTTGAAAGACTTGCTTCATGTTCGGAAGTTGTTATCCAGCCTGACAAGTCAGGAATACCTTCCAATGCCGTAGCTGCGATATTGGCAGGGGTTGAAATATTCCTTCCTTTGGAAGACCTTATTGATATTGAGAAGGAAATTGAAAGACTCGAGAAGGAACTTTCCAATCTTCAGAAAGAATTGGACAGGGTAAACAGCAAACTGGCAAACGAAGGGTTTGTTTCAAAAGCCCCGCAAAAAGTGGTTGAAGAAGAGAAGAAAAAGAAGGAAAAATATCAGGAAATGTATGATAAGGTAGTGGAAAGACTTAATGGATTAAAAAATAAGAATTAA
- a CDS encoding NAD(+) synthase produces the protein MKNGFFRVGAAVPRLKVGGCRYNSDQIIGLIGKGEKAGIQILVFPELSITGYTCGDLFHQETLLDDAKVQLGRILEETKNSSCISLIGMPLGIDNQLFNCAVAIQKGRILGVVPKTYVPNYSEFYEQRWFSSGRNALRDTIMLCGQEVPFGDDLLFEDEKGEMCFGIEICEDLWVPVPPSSFQAMAGALVIFNLSASNEIVGKYEYRKELARQQSARCIAGYVYTSSGVDESTTDVVFGGHAMIFENGSLLCESERFLIDEQLIFSEIDIQKLMNDRRKNTSFMELWRDNVREFRKVKFEIEEFEAENITRYVPPHPFVPSDGSSRDRRCSEIFAIQTSALAKRIRHTGLKRAVIGISGGLDSTLALLVTAKAFDLLNIPRKNILAITMPGFGTSDVTYTNAMEFMKSMDVEIREINIKDACLQHFKDIGHDPSIHDITYENVQARERTQILMDIANKEGGLVIGTGDLSELALGWCTYNGDHMSMYAVNASIPKTLVSFLVRWVADNMLESKAKDVLYRILDTPISPELLPPDAKGEINQKTEDIIGPYELHDFFLYHMLRYGAAPGKILILAKKAFEGKYTDDTIKKWLKVFVKRFFSQQFKRSCLPDGPKVGTISLSPRGDWRMPSDAVADSWLSELESMQE, from the coding sequence ATGAAAAACGGTTTTTTCAGAGTGGGAGCGGCTGTTCCCAGATTGAAAGTAGGGGGATGCCGTTACAATTCCGATCAAATAATCGGACTTATTGGAAAAGGAGAAAAAGCAGGCATACAAATACTGGTTTTCCCTGAACTTTCCATAACGGGATATACATGCGGGGATTTGTTTCACCAGGAAACTTTGCTTGACGATGCCAAAGTGCAGTTGGGAAGGATTCTGGAGGAGACTAAAAACTCCTCCTGTATATCCCTGATTGGCATGCCGCTGGGCATTGACAATCAGCTTTTTAACTGCGCCGTTGCAATACAAAAAGGAAGAATACTTGGTGTTGTTCCAAAGACATATGTTCCCAACTACAGTGAGTTTTACGAGCAAAGGTGGTTTTCTTCCGGCAGAAACGCTCTGAGGGATACAATTATGCTTTGCGGGCAGGAAGTACCCTTCGGGGATGATTTGCTGTTCGAGGACGAAAAAGGGGAAATGTGCTTTGGAATTGAGATTTGTGAAGATTTGTGGGTGCCTGTTCCTCCAAGCTCTTTTCAGGCGATGGCCGGAGCGTTGGTTATTTTTAATCTTTCTGCCAGCAATGAAATTGTAGGCAAATATGAGTACAGAAAGGAACTGGCAAGGCAGCAGTCGGCAAGGTGTATAGCAGGTTATGTTTACACATCTTCGGGCGTGGATGAATCGACCACGGATGTTGTTTTCGGAGGTCACGCAATGATCTTCGAAAACGGAAGTCTGCTTTGCGAATCCGAAAGATTTTTGATTGACGAGCAGCTAATTTTTTCTGAAATTGATATCCAGAAGCTGATGAATGACAGAAGAAAAAACACCAGCTTTATGGAGCTTTGGAGAGATAACGTAAGAGAGTTCCGGAAGGTGAAGTTTGAAATTGAGGAATTTGAAGCGGAAAACATAACAAGATATGTGCCACCTCATCCTTTTGTGCCTTCAGACGGGAGCAGCCGTGACAGAAGATGCAGCGAGATTTTTGCAATTCAGACCTCCGCTTTGGCAAAGAGAATCAGGCATACTGGGCTGAAACGGGCTGTTATAGGCATATCGGGAGGCCTTGATTCCACACTGGCACTTTTGGTAACCGCTAAAGCTTTTGATTTGCTAAATATCCCTAGAAAAAATATTTTGGCAATTACCATGCCGGGCTTTGGAACTTCCGATGTGACTTATACCAACGCCATGGAGTTTATGAAGTCAATGGACGTGGAAATACGGGAAATAAATATTAAGGATGCATGTCTTCAGCATTTTAAGGATATCGGTCACGATCCCAGCATACATGACATTACTTATGAAAATGTTCAGGCGAGGGAACGTACGCAGATATTAATGGATATCGCAAACAAGGAAGGCGGTCTTGTAATCGGGACCGGTGACCTTTCGGAGCTGGCATTGGGCTGGTGTACCTATAACGGGGATCATATGTCGATGTATGCAGTAAACGCCAGCATTCCCAAGACATTGGTGAGTTTTCTTGTAAGATGGGTTGCGGACAATATGTTGGAAAGCAAAGCAAAGGATGTATTGTACAGAATACTTGACACTCCTATATCTCCGGAGCTTCTTCCTCCCGATGCAAAGGGTGAAATTAATCAAAAGACGGAAGATATTATAGGACCTTATGAACTTCATGATTTCTTCCTGTATCATATGTTAAGGTACGGCGCAGCTCCGGGAAAAATACTGATTCTTGCAAAGAAAGCCTTCGAAGGCAAATACACGGACGATACAATAAAGAAATGGTTAAAGGTATTTGTGAAACGCTTTTTCAGCCAGCAGTTTAAAAGATCGTGTCTGCCTGACGGGCCAAAGGTCGGTACAATCAGCCTTTCACCAAGGGGAGACTGGCGTATGCCCAGTGATGCCGTTGCAGATTCGTGGTTGTCTGAATTGGAAAGCATGCAGGAATAA
- a CDS encoding S-layer homology domain-containing protein, with protein sequence MKKIWGRKVLGFAVGVCLLLTMICQNVAFVSAEPEEKTVVVNFEESLNETMSKTIEILNLFDISEIVVDSGKVSYSREGDKVTVTVSEGVYRVGPHTQNVTLTIEDDKGIFDEKTSYNVDGYEGILTKIDSGYDEAKGLYWVKYQGSVTKENCKFYQYTVTIKYTENVRPEVYLTEPKRGMITNGKINVQGYVRDENIGDELKLFFSFDSYDESMTGNLLNENSIISDGTWQEISGTIDLSPFNLKDGDHDFYFWAVDKRGVRSVGEIIRFTLDTVPPEAPVLTPDKTESTNQSVVVSVYYPPDAVGREIKINDGPWMPITDITKNDQIIMDENGKIEARAIDEAGNISEVAELEIKNIDKIPPTAPTINTSADETTEQPIKATIVPGVDNESGVDRTEYCLRGASTKDWEKYDEGTEITITALGETEICARTIDNAGNISAETVKKVTIKKKEDSGGNNGGSGGTGGNSGNNGGSGGTGGSGSSGGSGSNSGGGNNDGNGNDGKKDDEILQPEPNIPGAGGSPVDLSVFISADKSKYEEGEVITFNITYKNKTNVQANNVIVKAGIPANTTVEDIAGGTQNGNDIEWKIESLKANSSGKIQYKVKVNLLEVPEISSSATASITASGTLINKDDDESRTIFLLYSNRFGENFHGKYITGYEDNTFRPLNNITRAEVATIMTNILGLKQEVAGGKTYTDLSKSHWAYNNIIAVTEKGLFTGYEDGSFRPDNFITRAEFATVLANYLGLKNVEHDELNFADIENHWAKNFIEEIYRVRLIEGYLENGLRLFKPDNYITRSEAVTIINKMLFRGPLEGAKVPFTDVEEGYWAYGHILESSIDHYYVRNKDQSETIVNKKQ encoded by the coding sequence ATGAAGAAAATTTGGGGCAGAAAAGTTTTGGGATTTGCGGTTGGTGTATGCTTACTTTTAACTATGATTTGCCAAAATGTGGCTTTTGTATCGGCAGAACCTGAGGAAAAAACTGTTGTCGTAAATTTCGAAGAAAGCTTGAATGAAACTATGTCAAAAACCATTGAAATACTAAATCTTTTTGACATTTCCGAGATTGTTGTCGATAGCGGAAAAGTGTCTTACAGCAGAGAAGGAGACAAAGTAACGGTTACTGTTTCGGAAGGCGTTTATAGAGTAGGCCCGCATACACAAAATGTTACTTTAACTATAGAGGATGATAAAGGTATTTTTGATGAGAAAACATCCTATAATGTTGACGGCTATGAAGGAATCCTTACGAAAATAGATTCTGGTTATGATGAGGCAAAAGGACTGTACTGGGTAAAATATCAAGGTAGTGTAACTAAAGAAAACTGCAAATTTTACCAATATACAGTAACAATCAAATATACGGAAAATGTTCGTCCAGAAGTGTATCTTACTGAGCCGAAACGAGGCATGATTACTAATGGTAAGATTAATGTTCAGGGTTATGTCAGAGATGAAAACATAGGTGATGAGCTGAAATTGTTCTTTAGCTTTGACAGTTACGATGAAAGCATGACAGGAAATCTTCTGAATGAGAATTCCATTATATCCGACGGAACCTGGCAGGAGATAAGCGGAACTATAGATTTATCACCTTTCAATCTTAAAGACGGCGATCACGACTTTTATTTTTGGGCAGTGGATAAAAGGGGAGTAAGATCGGTTGGCGAGATCATAAGGTTTACGCTTGATACAGTACCGCCTGAAGCGCCTGTTCTTACTCCGGATAAAACAGAGTCTACGAATCAGAGTGTTGTAGTGTCAGTATATTATCCACCGGATGCTGTAGGCAGGGAGATAAAGATAAATGACGGACCTTGGATGCCGATAACCGATATAACCAAAAATGATCAGATAATAATGGATGAGAACGGCAAGATAGAGGCAAGGGCAATTGATGAAGCGGGAAATATTTCAGAGGTGGCGGAACTTGAGATAAAGAATATTGACAAAATTCCTCCGACAGCACCGACAATCAATACAAGTGCTGATGAAACTACAGAGCAACCGATTAAGGCGACGATAGTGCCGGGAGTTGATAATGAGTCAGGTGTGGATCGAACCGAATATTGTTTAAGAGGAGCAAGTACAAAAGATTGGGAGAAATACGATGAAGGAACCGAAATAACAATAACTGCGTTGGGAGAAACAGAAATTTGTGCAAGAACAATTGACAATGCCGGAAACATCTCCGCTGAAACAGTTAAGAAAGTTACAATAAAGAAGAAAGAGGACAGTGGCGGTAACAACGGTGGAAGTGGCGGCACAGGCGGAAACAGCGGTAACAACGGTGGCAGCGGTGGCACAGGCGGAAGCGGTAGTAGCGGTGGAAGCGGAAGTAACAGTGGTGGCGGAAATAATGACGGAAATGGCAACGACGGGAAAAAAGACGATGAAATACTGCAGCCCGAACCCAATATTCCAGGCGCAGGAGGCAGTCCTGTGGATTTGTCCGTGTTTATAAGTGCGGATAAATCAAAATATGAAGAAGGTGAAGTAATTACTTTCAATATTACATACAAAAACAAAACCAATGTTCAGGCAAACAACGTTATTGTGAAAGCAGGAATACCGGCAAACACAACTGTTGAGGATATAGCCGGAGGTACTCAAAATGGAAATGACATTGAATGGAAAATTGAATCGCTTAAAGCAAACTCTTCAGGCAAGATTCAATACAAAGTCAAGGTGAATTTGCTTGAGGTGCCGGAAATAAGTTCTTCTGCTACTGCTTCAATAACTGCAAGTGGAACTCTTATTAACAAGGATGACGATGAATCAAGAACTATATTCCTTCTTTATTCGAACCGTTTTGGTGAAAACTTTCACGGCAAATATATTACAGGCTATGAGGACAATACATTCAGACCGTTGAATAATATAACAAGAGCTGAAGTGGCAACAATTATGACCAACATTTTGGGATTGAAGCAGGAGGTTGCAGGAGGCAAAACATATACAGATTTGTCAAAGAGCCATTGGGCATATAACAATATAATTGCGGTAACCGAAAAAGGTTTGTTCACAGGATATGAAGACGGTTCGTTCCGTCCGGACAACTTTATCACAAGGGCGGAATTTGCTACGGTGCTGGCTAATTATTTGGGACTTAAGAATGTTGAGCATGATGAGTTGAACTTTGCGGATATCGAAAATCACTGGGCTAAGAACTTTATAGAGGAAATATACAGAGTAAGATTGATAGAAGGTTATCTGGAAAATGGCTTAAGACTGTTTAAGCCTGACAACTACATAACCAGAAGTGAAGCGGTGACAATAATAAACAAGATGCTGTTCAGAGGTCCGCTTGAAGGAGCAAAGGTGCCGTTTACCGATGTTGAGGAAGGATACTGGGCTTACGGACATATATTGGAAAGCTCTATAGATCATTACTACGTAAGAAATAAAGATCAGAGCGAAACAATAGTAAACAAGAAACAGTAA
- a CDS encoding peptide chain release factor 3: MQNKISYEVERRRTFAIISHPDAGKTTLTEKLLLYGGAIRLAGSVKARKANKYATSDWMEIEKQRGISVTSSVLQFEYNNYCINILDTPGHQDFSEDTYRTLMAADSAVMLIDGAKGVEEQTIKLFHVCKMRGIPIFTFVNKMDRASKDPFELMEELENVLGIRSYPMNWPIGTDGDFKGVYNRKLSQIELFEGGNHGQTVVSSIKGSVDDKIFADLLGDHYHKKLCEDIELLDMAGDPFDKEKILKGELTPMFFGSAMTNFGVQPFLEEFLQLAPKPGIKMSSEGEVDPESDKFTGFVFKIQANMNPAHRDRIAFIRICSGRFTRGMTVYHVQQGKEVRLSQPQQFMAQERTIVEEAYAGDIIGVFDPGIFHIGDTLSEGNSNLRFEGIPIFPAEHFAKVTPVDTMKRKQFIKGINQLSEEGTIQVFKQIDIGFESIIVGVVGILQLEVLEYRLKHEYGVDLRIQKLPHRHARWIVSSDTEPRNLTLTSTTMIVHDQDERYVLLFENEWSIRWAEEKNPSLKLEDIAKRDLL, encoded by the coding sequence ATGCAAAATAAAATCAGTTACGAAGTAGAAAGAAGAAGGACGTTTGCAATTATATCCCACCCCGATGCCGGTAAAACAACTTTAACGGAAAAGCTCCTTCTGTATGGAGGTGCCATAAGACTGGCCGGGTCGGTCAAAGCGAGAAAAGCAAACAAATATGCTACATCCGACTGGATGGAGATTGAAAAACAGAGAGGTATCTCGGTTACCTCAAGTGTTTTGCAATTTGAATATAACAACTACTGCATTAATATACTGGATACTCCGGGCCACCAGGACTTTAGTGAGGATACCTACCGTACCCTTATGGCTGCCGACAGCGCGGTCATGTTAATCGACGGTGCCAAAGGAGTTGAGGAACAGACAATCAAGCTCTTTCATGTTTGCAAAATGAGGGGTATTCCCATATTCACTTTTGTAAACAAAATGGACAGAGCCAGCAAGGACCCCTTTGAACTCATGGAAGAGCTGGAGAATGTCCTCGGGATCCGCTCCTATCCCATGAATTGGCCGATAGGAACCGACGGAGATTTTAAGGGAGTATACAACAGAAAGCTTTCCCAGATAGAATTGTTTGAAGGCGGCAATCACGGCCAAACCGTTGTCTCCTCAATTAAAGGCAGCGTTGATGACAAGATATTTGCAGACCTTCTCGGAGATCATTACCACAAAAAGCTCTGTGAAGATATAGAGCTTCTTGATATGGCCGGAGATCCTTTTGACAAAGAAAAAATATTGAAGGGTGAACTTACTCCAATGTTTTTCGGAAGTGCCATGACCAATTTCGGAGTTCAGCCTTTTCTTGAGGAGTTTTTACAGCTGGCACCCAAACCCGGCATAAAGATGTCTTCCGAAGGAGAAGTTGACCCTGAATCGGACAAGTTTACTGGATTTGTGTTTAAAATCCAGGCGAACATGAATCCCGCCCACAGGGACAGAATAGCCTTCATCAGAATCTGTTCCGGACGATTTACCCGCGGGATGACAGTTTACCACGTTCAACAGGGAAAAGAAGTGCGTCTTTCCCAGCCACAACAGTTTATGGCGCAGGAACGCACCATTGTTGAGGAAGCTTATGCCGGAGATATAATAGGTGTGTTCGATCCCGGTATATTCCACATCGGAGACACTTTAAGCGAAGGCAACAGCAATCTTAGATTTGAAGGAATCCCAATATTCCCGGCCGAACATTTCGCCAAAGTTACTCCGGTAGACACCATGAAACGTAAGCAATTTATAAAAGGTATCAACCAGCTCTCTGAGGAAGGTACAATACAGGTTTTCAAACAAATTGACATAGGGTTTGAGTCCATTATCGTCGGAGTTGTCGGAATTCTGCAGCTTGAGGTTTTGGAGTACAGACTCAAGCACGAGTACGGCGTGGATTTAAGAATTCAGAAACTTCCTCACAGGCATGCCCGCTGGATTGTGTCCAGTGACACGGAGCCCAGAAACTTAACGTTAACGAGCACAACAATGATTGTTCATGACCAGGATGAAAGATATGTTCTGTTGTTTGAAAACGAATGGTCCATACGGTGGGCTGAAGAAAAAAATCCTTCGCTGAAACTTGAGGACATTGCAAAAAGAGATTTGCTGTAA
- a CDS encoding DUF1848 domain-containing protein: protein MLEIISCSRRTDIPAFYYDWLQECLKNKYAVVKNPYNKSTYMVDLSCEKVHSICLWSKSFANVLKDPKYLSLYNLYFQFTITGYSKFLEPNVIDTNEAVRQMEQLAQKYSPRQINWRFDPIIFSAEGEKEPTPDNFERARLKVFENLCKDISSFGVNRCTISFLCLYKKVEQRMKKCNFTYFPPSQQKQIEFVSRLVEIADKYQVTIYTCSSPVIESVPGVKKGHCIDGAYLEELFGKRASRAKDSGQRKECGCTRSKDIGGYDNQSCRHGCVYCYAR from the coding sequence GTGCTTGAGATAATAAGCTGCAGCAGAAGAACGGACATTCCCGCCTTTTATTATGACTGGCTTCAGGAATGCCTGAAAAATAAATATGCAGTGGTAAAAAATCCTTACAATAAATCCACTTACATGGTGGATTTATCTTGTGAAAAGGTGCATTCAATTTGCCTGTGGTCCAAGTCCTTTGCCAATGTACTCAAAGACCCGAAATATTTATCGCTGTACAATTTGTATTTTCAGTTTACAATCACAGGATATTCAAAATTTTTGGAGCCAAATGTTATTGATACAAACGAGGCAGTCAGGCAGATGGAACAACTGGCTCAAAAGTATTCACCGCGGCAGATTAACTGGAGATTTGACCCTATTATTTTTAGTGCGGAGGGAGAAAAGGAACCAACACCGGATAACTTTGAAAGAGCGAGATTAAAAGTATTTGAGAATTTATGCAAAGATATTTCATCCTTTGGAGTCAATCGCTGTACCATAAGCTTTCTTTGTTTATATAAAAAAGTGGAGCAGAGAATGAAAAAATGCAATTTTACTTATTTTCCGCCTTCACAGCAAAAGCAAATTGAATTTGTAAGCCGGTTGGTTGAGATTGCTGATAAATACCAAGTTACTATTTATACATGCAGCAGTCCGGTTATTGAATCGGTGCCCGGGGTGAAAAAGGGACATTGTATAGACGGAGCTTACCTTGAAGAACTATTCGGAAAACGGGCCTCGAGGGCAAAGGACTCCGGACAGAGAAAAGAATGCGGATGCACCAGGTCAAAAGACATTGGAGGCTATGATAATCAAAGTTGCAGGCATGGATGCGTGTATTGCTATGCAAGATAG
- a CDS encoding VOC family protein translates to MVGVEIDMIVADSLKALELYEKIFDIQRVEASNLPKGENEVVFTLYGVRFHMLDENPEFGLKAPDRDRPNTIWFNVSVPDIKETFSKAINAGCTEIQPATEMPDYGLSNAIFADPFGYQWMLHQIQREVSFEERIRLWEDSRKEK, encoded by the coding sequence ATGGTTGGAGTAGAAATTGATATGATTGTGGCGGACAGTTTGAAAGCACTGGAATTGTACGAGAAAATATTTGATATTCAGCGTGTTGAGGCATCCAATCTTCCAAAAGGTGAAAATGAAGTTGTTTTTACTTTGTACGGAGTGCGCTTTCACATGCTGGACGAAAATCCGGAATTCGGTTTAAAAGCACCGGATCGTGACAGACCTAATACAATTTGGTTTAACGTGTCGGTTCCTGATATTAAAGAAACATTTTCAAAGGCGATAAATGCGGGTTGCACAGAGATACAGCCGGCGACCGAAATGCCTGATTACGGATTGTCAAATGCCATATTTGCCGACCCTTTCGGATATCAATGGATGCTGCATCAAATACAAAGAGAAGTAAGTTTTGAAGAGCGCATTAGGCTTTGGGAGGATTCGCGCAAAGAAAAATAA